The following proteins are co-located in the Flectobacillus major DSM 103 genome:
- a CDS encoding ATP-binding protein has product MMQEEGKNIDYKSIRKIQQGDSGFKDLAVSVVCFANAQGGKLIIGIEDKNKTPLPDQKVSIDEINKTLNRLRSLTFNVGLMASDIIEHPEGGQYFEITVLPSSKAIATTSDGKIFLRVGDQCHAARSEDIVRIATEKDAFQWELQLRNVSIGDIPIKHIAQFAQDIRLSSRVKESVKELSDNEIIEHYNLSQNGQLTNLGILWLGIAQQRSRLAYPLTVQYIVYNDLEEKVRKIDWHDYALNPKELLQAIEKEAIELTYFHEFNDGLFQRKPIRFYHEKVIRELLINAFAHKSYTISGDIFIKVFTDRLEIKNPGGLLMGITKDNILHKTARRNPHLIKIFHDLNLMEGEGSGYDLMYEISSRNAKPFPTIEAEYDSVNVIQESKILDEDTVALLEYVSNHYQLSQREFIALGIISRSQKILTTQLYRELQLPEEERLRTYVNRLLEQGLIISRGLKKGTEYLINPHLIANAKLNVKASLKVIEQHRLKALIIEELRLRPESSIDEIHKRFGEIDRKDIQKAIYKLVDEGEVEYIGGKTYRKYFVAKKKRK; this is encoded by the coding sequence ATGATGCAAGAAGAAGGTAAAAATATAGACTATAAAAGCATTCGGAAAATCCAGCAAGGAGATAGCGGTTTTAAAGACTTGGCTGTCTCAGTAGTGTGTTTTGCCAATGCTCAGGGAGGAAAACTCATTATTGGGATTGAAGACAAGAATAAAACGCCCTTACCTGACCAGAAAGTTAGTATAGATGAGATTAATAAAACATTGAATAGACTAAGAAGTCTAACATTTAATGTAGGTTTGATGGCAAGCGATATTATAGAACATCCCGAAGGAGGACAGTACTTTGAAATTACTGTTTTACCTTCCTCCAAAGCAATTGCTACTACCAGTGATGGTAAAATATTCCTGCGTGTAGGAGACCAGTGCCATGCTGCACGAAGTGAAGATATAGTTAGAATAGCCACGGAAAAAGATGCGTTTCAATGGGAGCTTCAGCTACGTAATGTCTCAATAGGTGATATACCTATCAAGCATATTGCTCAATTTGCTCAAGACATTAGATTGTCATCAAGAGTCAAAGAGAGTGTGAAAGAATTAAGTGATAATGAAATTATCGAACATTATAATCTTTCTCAAAATGGGCAATTAACCAACTTAGGTATTTTATGGTTGGGGATAGCCCAACAACGTAGTCGTTTAGCCTATCCTCTTACTGTTCAGTACATTGTTTATAACGATTTGGAGGAGAAGGTAAGAAAAATTGACTGGCACGATTATGCCCTTAATCCCAAAGAATTATTACAAGCAATTGAAAAAGAGGCTATTGAACTTACATATTTTCACGAATTTAATGACGGTCTTTTTCAAAGAAAACCTATTCGATTCTATCATGAAAAAGTAATAAGGGAGCTTCTTATTAATGCTTTTGCACATAAAAGTTACACTATTTCAGGAGATATTTTTATTAAAGTTTTTACTGATAGATTAGAAATAAAAAACCCGGGTGGGTTGCTGATGGGTATTACTAAAGATAATATTTTACATAAAACAGCCAGACGAAATCCCCATTTAATCAAAATTTTTCACGACCTCAATCTTATGGAAGGAGAAGGTTCGGGTTATGATTTGATGTATGAAATAAGTAGTCGTAATGCTAAACCCTTTCCAACTATTGAGGCAGAATATGATAGTGTAAATGTTATCCAAGAATCAAAAATCTTGGATGAAGATACTGTTGCTCTATTGGAATATGTATCAAATCATTATCAACTTTCTCAACGTGAGTTTATAGCATTAGGTATTATTTCTCGTAGCCAGAAAATATTAACGACTCAACTATATAGAGAACTACAACTGCCAGAAGAAGAAAGGCTTAGAACCTACGTAAACAGACTACTTGAACAAGGATTGATTATAAGTAGAGGCTTAAAGAAAGGCACAGAATACCTAATAAATCCACATCTGATAGCTAATGCAAAACTTAATGTAAAAGCAAGCCTCAAAGTAATAGAACAGCATAGGCTTAAAGCCTTAATTATTGAAGAGTTAAGACTTCGCCCGGAAAGTAGTATTGATGAAATTCATAAACGCTTTGGTGAAATTGACCGCAAAGATATTCAAAAGGCTATTTATAAATTAGTCGATGAAGGAGAAGTAGAATATATTGGAGGAAAGACCTATCGCAAATATTTTGTGGCAAAAAAAAAAAGGAAATAA
- a CDS encoding helicase-related protein: MPKGFKRLSYQVDAVNDGYNKMMRHGGFFLADVVGLGKTIVSTLIAKKFFYFNGFPSYVSRTLIIVPPALKDNWDETLEKFQFINYDIITNGSLHKITNPEKYDLVIVDEAHKFRSDSAEMYGQLQKICKSPTRQLNADGSPANKKVILVSATPLNNRPEDIANLVYLFQDSKDSTLEISNLQHFFRKKIDAYRKLKGENDIKKLKEEVKSIYSEIREKIVMPLMVRRTRTDLAIHDQYNKDLDEQGIKFPNIQKPEKIFYQLDYQLEELYDYTIMCLSGLRFEIEDNDVNEEISNVNSPKVITISSPDGLTYARYRAIAFLKPHKKAKYRKADMIATQLAMIMKTLLVKRIDSSFHAFKKSIERFLRANEAMVKMFENGRIFIAPNLPINDYINSDKEDELLEIILEKQIEDPSIEICEPDDFEQDFLASLQHDTRILKELNRQWQAVEDDPKLEVFIEYIQDRLFDTKTNPEQKLVIFSESKETTKYLEEMLKNRTQYRILSVDSASRNDKMPIIRANFDANFTNKKHDVDIIISTEVLAEGVNLHRANIIVNYDTPWNSTRLMQRIGRVNRIGSTAGDVHIFNFFPTAKVDRDIDLQKKAIMKLQAFHAALGEDSQIYSPDEETETFGLFDKDPDDERDESLAFLMFLRKFREENLEEFKRIKNMPLRARVGRKDKTRKDCTITFIRTQKRDAFYFVKPDNSYEELTFLETAKVFKCEMTEKALKLHDFHHQQVGIAVESFAQKINEEKAKDKKVNITAGPNEKKALDFLDGFMSLPFISEHEKGLISLAKSAITKGRFQGLQRDINKLKKYITTAKLKPVIILEKMIEILASYPLTQESKVMQDTDNGNTTINGQVPEIIISESFSVL; encoded by the coding sequence TTGCCAAAAGGATTTAAACGCCTATCTTATCAAGTTGATGCTGTAAATGATGGTTATAACAAAATGATGCGTCATGGAGGATTTTTTTTAGCTGATGTGGTTGGGTTAGGCAAAACAATTGTATCTACTTTAATAGCTAAAAAGTTTTTTTATTTCAACGGCTTTCCAAGTTATGTTTCTCGCACACTTATCATTGTTCCTCCTGCACTAAAAGATAATTGGGATGAAACCCTTGAAAAATTTCAATTCATCAACTATGACATCATAACCAATGGTAGTTTGCATAAAATTACTAACCCTGAAAAGTATGACCTTGTTATTGTAGATGAAGCACATAAGTTTAGGTCTGATTCAGCAGAAATGTATGGTCAATTACAAAAAATTTGTAAATCACCCACTCGACAACTGAATGCAGATGGTAGCCCTGCTAATAAAAAAGTTATACTCGTTTCGGCAACTCCTCTAAATAACCGTCCAGAAGATATAGCTAATTTAGTATATTTATTTCAAGATAGTAAGGATTCTACACTTGAAATAAGCAATTTGCAACATTTTTTTCGTAAGAAAATAGATGCTTATCGAAAGTTAAAAGGAGAAAATGACATTAAAAAACTCAAAGAAGAAGTTAAAAGCATATACAGTGAAATACGAGAAAAAATTGTCATGCCTTTAATGGTAAGGCGTACCCGAACCGATTTAGCTATTCACGACCAATATAATAAAGACTTAGATGAACAAGGAATAAAGTTTCCTAATATCCAAAAACCAGAAAAGATTTTTTATCAACTTGATTATCAACTTGAAGAACTTTATGACTATACAATTATGTGTCTAAGTGGTCTTCGTTTTGAAATAGAAGATAATGATGTTAATGAGGAAATATCGAATGTGAACAGCCCTAAAGTCATCACAATTAGTTCTCCTGATGGTTTGACCTATGCTCGTTATCGTGCTATTGCTTTTCTTAAACCTCATAAAAAAGCTAAATATCGAAAAGCTGATATGATTGCTACTCAGTTAGCAATGATAATGAAAACTTTATTAGTCAAACGTATTGATAGCAGTTTTCATGCTTTCAAGAAGTCTATTGAACGCTTTTTAAGAGCTAATGAAGCGATGGTTAAGATGTTTGAGAATGGGAGAATTTTTATAGCTCCGAACTTACCTATTAATGATTATATTAATTCAGATAAAGAAGATGAGTTATTAGAAATAATCTTAGAAAAGCAAATTGAAGACCCAAGTATAGAAATTTGTGAACCAGATGATTTTGAGCAAGATTTTTTGGCAAGTTTACAACACGACACACGAATTTTGAAAGAGTTAAATAGACAGTGGCAGGCAGTAGAAGATGACCCCAAATTGGAGGTTTTTATAGAATATATTCAAGATAGATTATTTGATACAAAAACAAACCCAGAACAAAAATTAGTTATTTTCTCGGAAAGTAAAGAGACTACAAAGTATCTTGAAGAAATGCTCAAAAATCGTACCCAGTATAGAATTTTGAGTGTTGATAGTGCTTCTCGGAATGATAAAATGCCAATTATTAGGGCTAATTTTGATGCGAACTTTACCAATAAAAAACATGATGTTGATATTATTATTTCAACAGAGGTACTTGCTGAAGGCGTAAATTTACATCGTGCTAATATTATCGTAAATTATGATACCCCTTGGAATTCGACTCGGTTGATGCAACGTATAGGACGGGTCAATAGGATTGGTTCAACTGCTGGTGATGTACACATTTTCAATTTCTTCCCTACTGCCAAAGTTGATAGAGATATTGATTTGCAGAAAAAAGCTATAATGAAACTTCAAGCTTTTCATGCAGCATTAGGAGAGGATAGTCAAATTTATAGCCCAGACGAAGAAACAGAAACCTTCGGGCTTTTTGACAAAGACCCTGATGATGAAAGAGATGAGTCGTTGGCATTCTTGATGTTCTTACGAAAGTTCAGGGAAGAAAATTTGGAAGAGTTTAAACGTATTAAAAATATGCCTTTACGTGCAAGAGTCGGTAGGAAAGATAAAACTCGAAAAGATTGCACCATTACTTTTATTCGTACACAAAAACGTGATGCTTTTTATTTTGTCAAACCCGACAACAGCTATGAAGAACTTACTTTTCTTGAGACTGCTAAAGTGTTTAAATGTGAAATGACCGAAAAAGCTCTAAAATTACATGATTTTCATCATCAGCAAGTAGGAATTGCAGTTGAGTCTTTTGCTCAAAAAATAAATGAAGAAAAGGCAAAAGATAAAAAAGTAAATATTACAGCAGGCCCTAATGAGAAAAAAGCACTTGATTTTTTAGATGGATTTATGTCTTTACCTTTTATTAGTGAACATGAAAAAGGCTTAATTTCTTTGGCGAAAAGTGCCATTACTAAAGGGCGTTTTCAGGGGCTTCAAAGAGATATTAATAAACTAAAAAAGTATATAACGACAGCAAAGTTAAAACCTGTTATTATTTTGGAAAAAATGATTGAAATATTAGCATCTTATCCATTAACTCAAGAAAGTAAGGTTATGCAAGATACTGATAATGGCAATACTACAATTAATGGACAAGTGCCTGAAATTATTATCTCAGAAAGTTTTAGTGTTTTATGA
- a CDS encoding phospholipase D-like domain-containing protein, producing the protein MSSKFFTNSEQNTLITKIEGIFNFRNIYFFDALVGYFRATGYFRIRPFIEKAQEIRILVGINVDQLIVQAQNQGVLFQVDIQKSQEDFVKNLKENIQKAAYKKEIEDGMLQLIEDLRAQKVQIKVHPKQNIHAKIYIFREETKHNHGYGAVITGSSNLTEAGLERNFEFNVELREDSDIDFATQTFNTLWDESIPITEEFVDKIKKETYLND; encoded by the coding sequence ATGTCTTCAAAATTTTTTACAAATAGTGAGCAAAATACTCTTATCACAAAAATTGAGGGTATTTTCAATTTTCGCAATATATATTTCTTCGATGCACTTGTTGGCTATTTTAGAGCAACTGGATATTTTCGTATCCGCCCATTTATTGAAAAAGCTCAAGAGATAAGAATTCTGGTTGGGATTAACGTTGACCAACTTATTGTACAAGCTCAAAATCAAGGTGTTCTATTTCAGGTCGATATTCAAAAGTCTCAAGAAGATTTTGTAAAAAATTTAAAGGAGAATATACAAAAAGCAGCCTATAAAAAAGAAATTGAAGATGGAATGTTACAATTAATTGAAGATTTACGTGCCCAAAAAGTTCAAATAAAAGTACATCCTAAACAGAATATTCATGCAAAAATTTACATTTTCAGAGAAGAAACTAAACATAATCATGGTTACGGAGCTGTAATTACAGGGTCAAGTAATCTTACGGAAGCAGGGTTAGAGCGAAATTTTGAGTTTAATGTTGAGCTTAGAGAAGACTCTGATATTGACTTTGCTACTCAAACTTTTAATACTCTCTGGGATGAGAGTATCCCCATTACAGAAGAGTTTGTTGATAAAATTAAAAAGGAGACTTATCTCAATGATTAA
- a CDS encoding helix-turn-helix domain-containing protein, translated as MSKSIIATREAKGLKQSEVASRMNIDQPNYSRLEKRGKKLTLEQIEGIAKALEVSPNVLLGLEGESVAEKDDKEALLKQNEEYRKRIDELESRLSSIDEANRIKDELNAIKQEQAQEKTRNIQEKITEKMLERMYEIAEERSYIRLMNRRTFEENHEKLSAEDDGDYHKTERYFYYVSRTNDVALVTQDNFEKLLEEYYKDPWIKLILDLGLATEKEQAEWESWRAKHPPQDPKQIDNYLEMFSDIGATIASMVRNPFQTIGAFGSVVTLGLSKVIKS; from the coding sequence ATGTCAAAATCAATTATTGCCACAAGAGAAGCCAAAGGGTTGAAGCAATCAGAAGTTGCCTCACGGATGAATATTGACCAACCAAATTATTCTCGATTAGAGAAAAGAGGTAAAAAATTAACCCTTGAACAAATTGAAGGAATAGCGAAAGCTCTTGAAGTTTCACCCAATGTCCTTTTGGGTTTAGAAGGTGAAAGTGTAGCCGAAAAAGATGACAAGGAGGCATTATTAAAGCAAAATGAGGAGTATCGAAAAAGAATAGATGAATTAGAATCAAGATTGAGTAGCATTGATGAAGCTAATAGAATTAAAGACGAATTAAATGCTATCAAGCAGGAACAAGCTCAAGAGAAAACAAGAAATATTCAGGAGAAAATTACTGAAAAAATGCTTGAGAGAATGTATGAAATTGCAGAGGAACGTAGTTATATTCGGTTAATGAATCGTAGAACATTTGAAGAAAACCATGAAAAGTTAAGTGCTGAAGATGATGGAGATTATCATAAAACAGAACGGTACTTTTATTATGTTAGTAGGACAAATGATGTTGCTTTAGTAACTCAGGATAATTTTGAAAAACTTCTTGAAGAGTATTATAAAGACCCTTGGATTAAACTAATTTTAGACTTAGGATTAGCAACGGAGAAAGAACAAGCAGAGTGGGAAAGTTGGAGAGCTAAACACCCACCACAAGACCCAAAACAAATAGATAATTATTTAGAAATGTTTTCAGATATAGGAGCTACTATTGCTTCAATGGTGCGTAATCCATTTCAGACAATTGGGGCATTTGGTAGTGTTGTAACTTTGGGACTTAGTAAAGTAATAAAGTCCTAA
- a CDS encoding site-specific integrase — translation MHYLTEKEIKQIVDLKLYNPTLQLVRDLYIFSCHTGLSYADIMNLKASDINSYENGLCYISKARIKGHENNTMNKKVYYAPILPEAEAILKKYEEISRISPSGLYFPRVTNQQINRTIKDIASLANIENPDKVTFHSSRRTCASLMYNHGVPISIIAKVLGHSSEVVTLTYYAEMDIDAVMKEMKIFQKKRLEGQI, via the coding sequence ATACACTACCTAACCGAAAAAGAAATAAAACAGATTGTTGATTTGAAACTTTATAACCCAACACTTCAATTAGTACGAGATTTATATATTTTTTCTTGCCACACAGGCTTATCGTATGCCGATATTATGAACTTAAAGGCATCTGATATTAATTCTTACGAAAATGGTTTATGCTACATATCAAAGGCTCGTATTAAAGGACATGAGAATAATACGATGAATAAAAAGGTGTACTATGCACCGATTCTACCTGAAGCGGAAGCTATCTTAAAAAAATATGAGGAAATATCTCGGATTTCACCTTCTGGTCTATATTTTCCAAGAGTAACAAATCAGCAAATTAATAGAACTATCAAAGATATTGCCTCATTAGCGAATATTGAAAATCCAGATAAAGTAACATTTCATAGTTCGAGGCGAACTTGTGCAAGTTTAATGTACAATCATGGTGTTCCCATTTCAATTATAGCCAAAGTTCTTGGTCATTCATCAGAAGTAGTTACACTCACTTACTATGCAGAAATGGACATAGATGCCGTAATGAAAGAAATGAAAATATTCCAGAAAAAACGCTTAGAAGGGCAAATATAA
- a CDS encoding VapE domain-containing protein has product MTAKHETLSLADLISMNSKGESTDPNKKDNKNTSLRNNQTILVRKYLTENYDYRYNTITDSPEWKIKQDNTFTRLNDYKLNSIAFELESNGSFMPVDKIFRLLKSDFVPLVNPIENYFDSLKGGNTSNQMIAKLAKTVKVENQDLFEKHLTKWLVGTVANSLTKEGCQNHTCLVLTGQQGVFKTTWLNNLCPPSLKEYIYTGKINVESNDTQGMLAEFFIINIDDQLRNLNRKDENALKTLITLDSVKIRKPYDRLITKRPRLASFCGSINGNDFLTDPSGSRRFLPFEALGINIEEAKKIEIDLVWAEAYHLFKTDYQYWFSQGDMAELQNNNESFSVNETGYELLIELYKPTSKNDKEAEFLQSSVIQSSLEKHYGKMLNSRKLGNALKKGGFERMSKKENGVSRYVYIVKSIQNEVVVS; this is encoded by the coding sequence ATGACTGCTAAGCATGAGACACTATCACTGGCTGATTTAATAAGTATGAACAGTAAAGGTGAAAGTACAGACCCGAATAAAAAGGATAATAAAAATACTTCTCTGAGAAACAATCAAACCATATTAGTTAGAAAATACTTGACCGAGAACTATGATTATAGATATAATACAATCACTGACTCTCCAGAATGGAAAATAAAACAAGACAATACGTTTACTCGATTAAATGATTACAAACTAAATAGCATAGCTTTTGAACTTGAATCTAATGGTTCATTTATGCCTGTCGATAAAATTTTTCGCCTACTCAAATCCGACTTTGTTCCTCTTGTTAATCCTATTGAAAACTACTTTGATTCTTTAAAAGGCGGTAACACATCTAATCAAATGATTGCTAAGCTTGCAAAAACAGTTAAAGTTGAGAATCAAGACTTGTTTGAAAAACATTTAACTAAGTGGTTAGTAGGCACAGTTGCAAATAGTTTAACAAAAGAAGGATGTCAAAACCATACTTGTCTGGTACTAACTGGTCAACAAGGAGTATTTAAAACAACATGGCTAAATAACCTATGTCCTCCTTCTCTTAAAGAATACATCTATACCGGAAAAATAAATGTAGAAAGCAACGATACACAGGGAATGCTGGCGGAGTTTTTCATCATCAATATTGACGACCAACTAAGAAACTTAAATCGAAAAGATGAAAATGCACTTAAAACACTTATTACGCTTGACTCAGTAAAAATCCGTAAGCCCTATGACAGACTCATTACTAAACGTCCAAGATTAGCTTCTTTTTGCGGAAGCATAAATGGAAACGATTTTCTAACTGACCCTTCTGGCTCTCGACGCTTTTTACCTTTTGAAGCTCTTGGTATCAATATTGAAGAAGCAAAAAAAATAGAAATAGATTTAGTTTGGGCAGAAGCTTACCATCTATTCAAAACAGATTATCAGTACTGGTTTAGTCAAGGCGATATGGCAGAATTGCAAAATAACAATGAAAGCTTTAGTGTAAATGAAACAGGATATGAGCTTCTTATTGAGCTTTACAAACCTACCAGCAAAAATGACAAGGAGGCTGAGTTTCTACAAAGCTCTGTTATTCAAAGTTCACTTGAAAAGCATTATGGCAAAATGCTAAATAGTAGAAAACTCGGAAATGCCTTAAAAAAAGGAGGATTTGAAAGGATGAGTAAAAAAGAGAATGGAGTATCGAGATATGTTTACATTGTAAAAAGCATACAAAACGAAGTGGTAGTAAGCTAA
- the rsmG gene encoding 16S rRNA (guanine(527)-N(7))-methyltransferase RsmG, producing the protein MTNDSSLIEKYFPQLTDKQKQQFAQLGELYRHWNEQINVISRQDIDNIYEKHILHSLGIAKVVNFKDFSEILDVGTGGGFPGIPLAILFPYCQFHLIDSIGKKIKVVQEVSAALGLENVKAEQIRAEQVDGEYDFIVSRAVTRITPFYGWVKGKVNINCYNKLKNGILYLKGGDLDEELKELGKKSKTYELFNYFNEEFFETKKVVHIPMV; encoded by the coding sequence ATGACTAACGATTCAAGTTTGATAGAAAAATATTTTCCCCAACTTACCGACAAACAAAAACAGCAATTTGCTCAATTAGGCGAGTTATATCGCCACTGGAACGAGCAAATTAATGTTATTTCACGCCAAGACATCGACAATATCTATGAAAAACATATCTTACATTCTTTAGGAATAGCGAAGGTGGTCAATTTCAAGGATTTTAGCGAAATACTAGATGTTGGTACAGGGGGTGGCTTTCCGGGTATTCCATTGGCTATATTATTTCCGTATTGTCAGTTTCATTTAATTGATAGCATTGGCAAAAAAATCAAGGTTGTTCAAGAAGTATCAGCAGCCTTAGGTTTAGAAAATGTAAAAGCCGAACAAATCAGAGCCGAACAAGTAGATGGCGAATACGACTTCATTGTAAGCAGAGCCGTTACACGTATTACACCTTTTTATGGATGGGTAAAAGGCAAAGTAAATATCAACTGTTATAATAAACTAAAAAATGGTATTTTGTACCTAAAAGGAGGTGACCTAGATGAGGAGTTGAAAGAATTAGGTAAAAAAAGTAAGACGTATGAGCTATTCAACTACTTCAACGAAGAGTTTTTTGAGACAAAAAAGGTAGTTCATATACCAATGGTATAA
- a CDS encoding glycosyltransferase has translation MIPFLLIIFLLALGIQLFYIIFVLAKINKYPNLEEEPPAKLPAVSIIVCSWNELSNLQELIPLLNSQNYPTFEVIIVDDRSHDGTYDYLLTESHCFEKVRFLRIEHPPEHLSPKKYALTLGIKSAKYEVILLTDADCRPQSALWIQGMAQLLNAQKDIVLGFSPYFSSKGFLNKLIRYETFLTALQYFSFALYGMPYMGVGRNLMYRKSLFFNNRGFAKHTNILGGDDDLFMNEVANVHNTAVCLEPETFMYSIPKETWQDWYRQKTRHISVSKYYKKENKIALGLLASSQILFWLSLIALIPFVFFDLLKYWIIGLFLLRLIVHWVVLASANKLLDRTISTISIPCWDFLITGYYLWMGLNNIVPKRRKMRWK, from the coding sequence TTGATACCATTTTTACTTATCATCTTTTTATTGGCTCTAGGTATTCAGTTATTTTATATCATTTTTGTTTTAGCGAAAATCAATAAATATCCGAACCTCGAAGAAGAGCCACCTGCAAAACTTCCTGCTGTATCAATTATTGTGTGTAGCTGGAATGAGTTATCGAATTTGCAAGAACTCATCCCTTTGCTCAACTCACAAAATTACCCAACCTTTGAAGTAATTATTGTGGATGACCGCTCGCACGATGGCACTTACGATTACCTTTTAACTGAAAGCCATTGTTTTGAAAAAGTCCGTTTTTTGAGAATCGAACACCCCCCCGAACACCTTTCGCCTAAAAAATATGCTTTGACATTGGGTATAAAATCGGCCAAATATGAGGTAATACTACTGACCGATGCCGACTGCCGCCCTCAATCAGCTCTTTGGATTCAGGGAATGGCACAGCTACTAAATGCTCAAAAAGATATTGTACTGGGTTTTTCGCCTTATTTTTCCAGCAAAGGTTTTCTGAATAAACTGATTCGATACGAAACCTTTTTGACAGCTCTACAGTATTTCTCATTTGCTCTTTATGGAATGCCATATATGGGCGTGGGGCGTAATTTGATGTATCGCAAATCGTTATTTTTTAATAATCGAGGGTTTGCCAAACATACCAATATCCTTGGGGGCGACGATGATTTGTTTATGAACGAAGTTGCCAATGTACATAATACAGCGGTATGTCTTGAGCCCGAAACATTTATGTATTCTATACCGAAAGAGACATGGCAAGACTGGTATCGCCAAAAAACAAGGCATATCTCTGTGAGTAAATACTATAAAAAAGAAAATAAAATAGCACTAGGGCTTTTGGCTAGTTCCCAAATTCTTTTCTGGCTGTCGCTCATAGCTTTAATTCCTTTTGTATTTTTTGACTTATTAAAATACTGGATAATAGGGTTATTCTTGTTACGACTGATTGTCCACTGGGTAGTATTGGCCAGTGCCAACAAACTATTAGACCGTACGATTTCAACAATAAGTATCCCTTGTTGGGATTTTCTGATAACAGGCTATTACTTATGGATGGGGCTCAACAATATTGTACCAAAGCGTAGAAAAATGCGTTGGAAATAA
- the tgt gene encoding tRNA guanosine(34) transglycosylase Tgt, with protein sequence MTFDIHNTDPNSKARAGVIQTDHGQIQTPIFMPVGTAGSVKAVHQRELKDDIKAQIILGNTYHLYLRPGLDILEKAGGLHKFNGWDKPILTDSGGYQVYSLAGTGRKIKEEGVTFKSHIDGSKHIFTPEKVMDIQRTIGADIIMAFDECTPYPCEYGYARESMEMTHRWLKRCCEHFDATEPKYGYQQTLFPIVQGSVYKDLRVKSAEVIASFEREGNAIGGLSVGEPAEMMYEMTDMVTDILPKDKPRYLMGVGTPANILEGIGLGIDMFDCVMPTRNARNGMLFTTEGIINIKNEKWKDDYSPIDPGLDSYNSNFYTKAYLRHLVKAEEILGAMIASVHNLTFYLWLVGQAREHIIAGTFRAWKDQMVVKLMQRL encoded by the coding sequence ATGACATTTGACATACATAACACCGACCCCAATAGTAAAGCTAGGGCGGGTGTCATTCAAACAGACCACGGACAGATACAAACACCAATTTTTATGCCTGTAGGCACAGCAGGGTCGGTAAAGGCGGTGCATCAGCGAGAACTCAAAGATGATATTAAAGCCCAAATTATTTTGGGGAATACCTATCACTTGTATTTGCGTCCGGGATTAGACATTTTGGAAAAGGCTGGTGGCTTGCATAAGTTTAATGGCTGGGACAAACCCATCCTCACCGACTCTGGAGGCTATCAGGTATATTCTTTGGCGGGTACTGGTCGCAAAATCAAAGAAGAAGGCGTAACTTTTAAGTCACATATTGATGGCTCAAAGCATATTTTTACCCCAGAAAAAGTAATGGATATTCAGCGAACCATCGGTGCCGATATTATTATGGCATTTGATGAATGTACGCCCTACCCCTGCGAATATGGCTATGCTCGCGAGTCGATGGAAATGACGCACCGTTGGCTAAAACGCTGCTGTGAACATTTTGATGCTACCGAGCCTAAATATGGCTATCAGCAAACTTTATTCCCAATTGTACAAGGCAGTGTTTATAAAGATTTGAGGGTGAAGTCGGCCGAAGTTATTGCTAGCTTCGAGCGTGAAGGCAATGCCATTGGTGGGCTTTCGGTAGGCGAACCCGCCGAAATGATGTATGAAATGACCGATATGGTAACCGATATTTTGCCAAAAGACAAGCCTCGGTATTTGATGGGAGTAGGCACACCTGCCAATATTTTGGAAGGAATAGGTTTAGGAATAGATATGTTCGACTGTGTAATGCCTACTCGCAATGCCCGCAACGGAATGTTATTTACTACAGAAGGAATCATCAATATCAAAAATGAAAAATGGAAAGATGATTACTCTCCTATAGACCCAGGCTTGGATAGCTACAACAGTAATTTTTATACCAAAGCTTATCTTCGTCACTTGGTAAAAGCCGAAGAAATATTGGGTGCTATGATTGCCAGTGTACATAATCTTACCTTTTATTTGTGGTTGGTTGGACAAGCTCGTGAGCATATCATTGCTGGTACTTTCCGGGCATGGAAAGACCAAATGGTTGTTAAATTAATGCAACGTCTTTAA